In the Drosophila gunungcola strain Sukarami unplaced genomic scaffold, Dgunungcola_SK_2 000001F, whole genome shotgun sequence genome, one interval contains:
- the LOC128262802 gene encoding alpha-L-iduronidase has protein sequence MLQLLLVVATLARIHGHYTSGDVVYHPMPHFWTGVGFCPAGRIDHGGISSALADPGLRINLRQIAALPVGAVTHIRIHWLLELIQFWQYDPSGIPIYDFSKFDDFIDFLHEELRLSPVLEWMGNLGGVFSENPLQQSFYWEHLVKTTVNHQLARHGASRLANWRYETWNEPDIRGYNKLNFTAQSYLDYVQAVRRGLSKAGNPDTQDGKHQLPMYRSLRGPAGLFKDPNNHPLCWKLLEHCSQRVVYCPIDVLTFHRKGVEGTATEIVNGSLSLMAKIYEEYPNLKLLPVANDEADPVAGWETPREFQADVRYGITLMSTVMQYWHAKLAAGPLGSLESISHDNAFLSYHPHEFTQRTLLAHFQMNETNPPHSQFIQKPVYAALGMLAKLGSRAADLEVVNMDTKHSVGVLRTVSGGVGGPGQYMATIFLSPEEAGPKITAFHHKYTLNMSIANESAFITELLVPQVTDPYHVWQQAGSPAYPNATLREAMRRAQTPRLYKTGPIWQYNSELVINSASIPLPWVALLRVCSASWPKLRRPQQLSIVEVTHREVFISWMEHPKSTQCLLSYEVWFKERDSLGPSADWQLISRDWHLPYPSFQYAPRDQGSVNGFYKVRGVDAFNETSPFSQIVEYLEL, from the exons ATGCTGCAGCTCCTCCTGGTTGTGGCAACTCTCGCCAGGATACACGGCCACTACACAAGCGGCGATGTGGTCTACCACCCAATGCCGCACTTCTGGACGGGCGTGGGCTTCTGTCCCGCCGGCCGGATCGATCACGGGGGGATTAGTTCCGCCCTGGCTGATCCTGGCCTCCGGATCAACCTCCGCCAGATTGCCGCACTGCCCGTGGGAGCGGTGACCCACATTCGCATCCACTGGCTGCTGGAGCTAATCCAATTCTGGCAGTACGACCCCAGCGGCATTCCCATCTATGATTTCTCCAAGTTCGATGACTTTATTGATTTCCTGCACGAGGAACTGCGCCTGTCACCGGTCTTAGAGTGGATGGGCAATCTGGGCGGGGTTTTCTCGGAAAACCCTCTGCAGCAATCCTTCTACTGGGAGCATTTGGTCAAGACCACGGTTAACCACCAGTTGG CCCGACATGGTGCCTCCAGATTGGCCAACTGGCGCTACGAGACCTGGAATGAACCGGACATTCGGGGGTACAACAAACTCAATTTTACGGCTCAATCATACCTGGACTACGTTCAAGCCGTGCGTCGTGGTCTGAGTAAGGCTGGAAATCCGGACACCCAAGATGGAAAGCACCAGCTGCCCATGTATCGCTCATTGCGAGGTCCGGCGGGACTCTTTAAGGACCCCAACAATCATCCACTCTGCTGGAAGCTGCTGGAGCACTGTAGCCAAAGAGTTGTGTACTGTCCCATCGATGTACTCACCTTCCATCGAAAGGGAGTTGAAGGCACTGCCACGGAGATCGTCAACGGTTCGCTGTCCTTAATGGCAAAGATCTACGAGGAGTATCCCAATCTTAAACTGCTGCCGGTGGCCAATGA CGAGGCTGACCCTGTGGCTGGGTGGGAAACTCCACGGGAGTTTCAGGCGGATGTTCGTTATGGAATTACCCTGATGTCCACGGTGATGCAGTACTGGCATGCCAAGCTCGCCGCCGGTCCGCTGGGGAGCTTGGAGTCGATTAGTCATGACAACGCCTTCCTGAGCTACCATCCCCATGAGTTCACACAGCGCACGCTTTTAGCCCACTTCCAGATGAACGAGACCAATCCACCGCACTCACAGTTCATCCAGAAACCCGTATACGCGGCTCTTGGAATGCTGGCGAAACTGGGAAGTCGAGCTGCGGACTTGGAGGTGGTCAACATGGATACCAAGCACAGCGTCGGAGTGCTGCGTACAGTGTCTGGCGGAGTGGGAGGTCCTGGTCAGTACATGGCCACCATATTTCTCAGTCCCGAGGAGGCGGGACCAAAGATAACCGCCTTCCATCACAAGTACACGCTGAACATGTCCATAGCGAATGAGTCGGCCTTCATCACGGAGCTCCTGGTGCCGCAGGTCACGGATCCGTACCACGTCTGGCAGCAGGCGGGAAGTCCAGCGTATCCCAACGCCACTCTAAGGGAGGCCATGCGAAGAGCCCAGACTCCTAGGCTCTACAAGACGGGACCCATTTGGCAGTACAACAGCGAGCTGGTGATCAACTCCGCCAGCATCCCACTGCCCTGGGTGGCACTGCTCCGGGTGTGCTCCGCATCGTGGCCCAAGCTGCGCCGCCCGCAACAACTCTCCATCGTGGAGGTAACCCATCGGGAGGTGTTCATCAGCTGGATGGAACATCCCAAGTCCACGCAGTGCCTGCTCAGCTACGAGGTATGGTTCAAGGAACGCGACAGCCTGGGTCCTTCCGCCGACTGGCAGCTCATTTCCCGCGACTGGCATCTGCCGTATCCGTCGTTTCAATACGCACCCAGAGACCAGGGATCCGTTAATG GTTTCTATAAAGTTCGAGGAGTGGATGCGTTTAATGAAACCAGCCCGTTTTCGCAAATAGTCGAATATTTGGAGTTGTAA
- the LOC128262803 gene encoding U5 small nuclear ribonucleoprotein 40 kDa protein: MGTKRPNNSVVLAQEAKRSKSDLVAYTNRDKALLESGVRRTSNLQAPIMQLEGHEGEIFTAEFHPEGELLLSSGFDRQIYIWQVYDDCENVMAMSGHSGAVMEAHFTPDGSHIFTCSTDKTLAIWDIVTGQRQRRFKGHGNFVNSVQGSRRGQQLLCSGSDDRTIKIWDARKKHAAHTLESPFQVTAVCFGDTGEQVISGGIDNELKIWDIRKQAVLHHLRGHTDTITGMSLSPEGDFVLSNAMDNTLRVWDVRPYAPGERCVKVFQGHQHNFEKNLLRCAWSPGSDKISSGSADRHVYIWDVNTRRILYKLPGHNGSVNAVDFSPKEPLILSGSSDKTLYLGEIDE, encoded by the exons atggGCACCAAAAGACCAAACAATTCTGTGGTTTTGGCCCAAGAGGCTAAGCGCAGCAAGAGCGACCTGGTGGCATACACAAATCGGGATAAAGCGCTCCTTGAATCG GGTGTGAGGCGCACCTCTAACCTACAGGCGCCCATTATGCAGCTGGAAGGACATGAAGGCGAGATTTTTACAGCGGAATTCCATCCGGAGGGGGAGTTGCTGCTTTCCTCCGGATTCGACAGGCAAATAT ACATCTGGCAGGTGTACGATGACTGTGAGAACGTGATGGCCATGTCGGGACACAGTGGCGCTGTGATGGAAGCTCACTTCACGCCAGATGGCTCGCACATTTTCACCTGCTCCACGGACAAAACTCTGGCGATTTGGGATATTGTCACGGGGCAGCGGCAACGTCGTTTTAAGGGACATGGCAACTTCGTTAACAGCGTCCAGGGCTCGCGAAGGGGTCAGCAGCTGCTCTGCTCGGGAAGCGATGACCGCACCATTAAAATCTGGGATGCCAGAAAGAAGCACGCTGCACACACTCTGGAGTCGCCCTTCCAAGTGACCGCCGTCTGCTTCGGCGACACTGGCGAGCAAGTAATCAGTGGCGGCATTGACAACGAACTGAAGATCTGGGACATACGAAAGCAGGCTGTCTTGCACCACCTGCGAGGCCATACCGATACGATTACGGGGATGTCCTTGTCGCCCGAAGGAGACTTCGTTCTATCAAATGCCATGGATAACACCTTGCGGGTGTGGGATGTCAGGCCCTATGCCCCAGGCGAAAGGTGTGTGAAGGTTTTCCAGGGCCATCAGCACAACTTCGAAAAGAATCTGTTGCGCTGCGCTTGGTCACCGGGTAGCGATAAAATATCCTCTGGTTCCGCTGACAGACATGTCTACATTTGGGATGTAAATACAAGAAGAATCCTCTACAAACTTCCCGGCCACAATGGCAGTGTCAATGCCGTGGACTTTAGCCCGAAAGAGCCACTAATTCTCTCTGGATCCAGCGACAAGACCTTATATCTGGGCGAGATTGATGAGTGA
- the LOC128261474 gene encoding gustatory and pheromone receptor 32a — protein MSPNTWVIEMPTQKARSHPFPRRISPYRAPSLNRDAFTREPPSGPSRNYDHPVFEDIRTILSVLKASGLMPIYEQVSNYEVGPPNKTNEFYSFFVRGVVHALTIFNIYSLFTPNSAQLFYSYRETDNVNQWIELLLCILTYTLTVFVCARNTKRMIRIMNEILELDEAIRRQFGANLNQDFGFSVKFLVGIAASQTYIIVLKIYAVQGVITSTSYILLAFYAIQNGLTATYIVFASALLRIVYIRFHFINQLLNGYTYGQQQKRKGNGGGRQQRGGSYPSPSPSPAIMEHFPEDSLFIYRMHNKLLRIYKGINDCCNLILVSFLGYSFYTVTTNCYNLFVQITAKGMVSPNILQWCLAWLCLHVSLLALLSRSCGLTTREANATSQILSRVYAKCRDYQNIIDKFLTKSIKQEVQFTAYGFFAIDNSTLFKIFSAVTTYLVILIQFKQLEDSKGEDLVPEST, from the exons ATGTCCCCGAACACTTGGGTAATCGAAATGCCCACCCAGAAAGCGCGTTCGCATCCGTTTCCGCGAAGAATTTCGCCGTATCGAGCACCCTCCTTGAACAGGGATGCCTTCACCAGGGAGCCACCCTCGGGTCCTTCAAGGAACTATGATCATCCCGTTTTCGAGGACATTCGCACCATATTGTCCGTGCTGAAGGCCAGCGGCTTAATGCCCATATACGAACAGGTCTCCAACTATGAAGTGGGTCCTCCGAACAAAACCAACGAGTTCTACTCCTTCTTCGTAAGGGGCGTGGTCCACGCCCTGACCATCTTTAACATCTACAGTCTATTCACACCAAATTCGGCACAATTGTTTTACTCATACCGGGAGACGGACAATGTCAACCAGTGGATCGAGCTGCTGCTCTGCATCCTGACCTATACCCTGAcggtgtttgtgtgtgcccGGAATACCAAGAGAATGATACGGATCATGAACGAAATCCTCGAACTGGATGAGGCGATTCGTCGGCAGTTTGGAGCCAATTTGAACCAGGACTTTGGTTTCTCGGTCAAGTTTTTGGTTGGCATAGCCGCCTCACAGACCTACATCATAGTGCTGAAAATATATGCCGTGCAGGGCGTGATCACGTCCACCTCCTATATCCTGCTGGCCTTCTATGCCATCCAGAATGGCCTCACAGCCACGTACATAGTATTCGCTTCGGCTCTACTTCGGATCGTGTACATCCGGTTCCATTTCATTAACCAACTTCTGAATGGATACACATATGGGCAGCAGCAGAAGCGAAAGGGCAACGGTGGCGGAAGACAACAGCGTGGTGGCAGTTACCCCAGCCCCAGTCCCAGCCCCGCCATTATGGAACATTTCCCGGAGGACTCGCTGTTCATATACCGCATGCACAACAAACTGCTGCGTATCTACAAGGGCATCAACGATTGCTGCAACCTGATTTTGGTCTCGTTCCTGGGCTACTCCTTCTACACGGTCACCACCAACTGCTACAATCTATTCGTGCAGATCACCGCCAAGGGCATGGTGTCGCCCAACATCCTGCAGTGGTGCCTCGCCTGGCTCTGTCTACACGTGTCCCTCCTGGCTCTTTTGTCCAGGAGCTGTGGCCTGACCACCAGGGAG gccAATGCCACATCCCAGATACTGTCGAGGGTGTATGCCAAGTGCAGGGATTATCAGAATATT ATTGATAAATTCCTTACGAAGAGCATCAAGCAGGAAGTTCAATTCACGGCCTATGGATTTTTTGCTATAGATAACTCCACACTTTTCAAG ATCTTCTCAGCAGTCACCACGTACTTGGTCATCTTGATCCAGTTCAAACAGCTTGAAGACTCTAAAGGGGAGGACCTTGTCCCGGAAAGCACTTAA
- the LOC128261472 gene encoding endoplasmic reticulum transmembrane helix translocase — protein MTKAAGAANPRGEAGDMDTYGKEMRPLAGKAKEPSKLDDLVQYVSLHVRIPTPLTGVVLPFVPLYLSAFYLWIHVSGNGEESETPQTELVPGENQTTTDHVTTWNDVGFIGVVAIAFLHVLTLLFCYWSVHVLAFLTCRRVKLPGANVLAKVVPTANNGNSKIVPLRTSKLEDGSIQYFLVFQKTKYVWNEDRKTFRAVEFPVNGLLSSYASSRGLETEEAIKRATLTYGNNEMEMVVPEFHELFIERATAPFFVFQVFSVGLWCMDDYWYYSLFTLFMLIAFECTIVKQQLRNMSEIRKMGNKPYLIYAFRQNKWRHIGSDELLPGDLVSVTRSQNDNIVPCDLVILRGSCIVDESMLTGESVPLMKESLESLDNLNVEMDAEGDGKLFVLFGGTKVVQHTAPTKESLRAPDGGCIGYVIRTGFNTSQGRLLRTILFAANRATENNVETFAFIAFLMVFAVAAASYVWVKGSEDLERSRYKLFLECTLILTSIIPPDLPIELTLAVNTSLIQLTKLFVFCTEPFRIPFAGKVQICCFDKTGTLTTDNLMVEGIAGLAPNGACVPIEEAEGNTVQVLACCHSLALLDDGLVGDPLEKATLAAVDWTLTKMESVIPKRPQFKPLKIIQRYHFSSALKRMSVLAGYLMPYSNEVKHIGAVKGAPEVIQTMLREVPSDYEKIYLEYARRGARVLALGIKEFGTLGSHQIRELKREEVECDLTFAGFVIISCPMKPDSKSVIKELIQSSHKVVMITGDSPLTACHVARELRFTRKKLLILTPPDLEEKASWRWVSIDGDQTYELDIKNGSKGLSLLLGTHDLCITGEGLQHLQQHQQQYMRHLLPLITVCARFAPKQKEFVITQLKQLGYCTLMCGDGTNDVGALKHANVGVSLLTSAPVKRKRTEEEQQQAAAAANAAAAAAQAAAIANQQLTPRERALRRRQEHINQTQARLQNALRDMEEQTMVKLGDASIAAPFTSKSSSIMCVNHIIKQGRCTLVTTLQMFKILALNALIQAYCQSVLYIDGIKFSDTQATMQGIFIAACFLFITRAKPLKTLSKVAPLPNIFNFYTISTILSQFAVHFGTLYYLTSQANILAPPREGKVKLYIDMDAEEKTKYDPNIVSSTVYIICLSLQVATIAVNYKGHPFMESLRSNRMLMYAIGASATLVILLSTGLAPELTEFFEIIDFPTDFRKTLLGVLILDILGAFVLDRICSFLFGETRCKSKVLNC, from the exons ATGACCAaggccgcaggagcagccaatCCGAGAGGCGAAGCAGGAGACATGGACACGTACGGCAAGGAAATGCGTCCGCTGGCCGGCAAAGCAAAGGAGCCCTCCAAGCTGGACGACCTGGTGCAGTATGTTAGTTTGCACGTGCGCATCCCCACTCCGTTGACCGGCGTGGTGCTGCCCTTCGTGCCGCTCTACCTGTCCGCCTTCTACCTGTGGATCCACGTGAGTGGAAACGGCGAGGAATCCGAAACACCCCAGACCGAACTGGTCCCCGGTGAAAACCAGACAACGACAGATCACGTAACCACCTGGAATGACGTGGGCTTCATCGGGGTGGTGGCCATCGCCTTTCTGCACGTGCTCACCCTGCTTTTCTGCTACTGGAGCGTCCATGTTCTGGCCTTTCTCACCTGCCGCCGGGTGAAGCTGCCCGGTGCCAATGTGTTGGCCAAAGTGGTGCCCACCGCCAACAATGGCAACTCCAAGATAGTGCCCTTACGTACCTCAAAGCTGGAGGACGGCTCTATACAGTATTTCTTGGTTTTCCAGAAGACCAAATACGTTTGGAATGAGGATCGGAAGACGTTTCGTGCCGTCGAGTTCCCGGTGAACGGACTGCTGAGCAGCTACGCGTCATCACGAGGATTGGAGACGGAGGAGGCCATCAAACGGGCCACCCTGACCTACGGCAACaacgaaatggaaatggtGGTGCCTGAGTTTCACGAACTCTTTATCGAAAGGGCCACGGCGCCCTTCTTTGTGTTCCAGGTGTTCTCCGTCGGACTGTGGTGCATGGACGACTACTGGTACTACTCTCTGTTCACGCTCTTCATGCTGATCGCCTTCGAGTGCACCATTGTGAAGCAGCAGCTGCGGAACATGTCCGAGATCCGGAAGATGGGCAATAAGCCGTACCTAATCTACGCCTTCCGGCAGAACAAGTGGCGTCACATCGGCTCCGATGAGCTGCTGCCCGGGGATTTGGTGTCGGTGACGCGCTCCCAGAACGACAACATTGTACCCTGCGATCTGGTCATCCTTCGGGGCTCCTGCATCGTGGATGAATCCATGCTCACAGGCGAATCTGTGCCCCTGATGAAGGAGTCATTGGAGTCGCTGGATAATCTGAACGTTGAAATGGACGCCGAGGGAGATGGCAAGCTGTTTGTGTTGTTTGGAGGCACTAAAGTAGTCCAGCATACTGCTCCCACAAAGGAATCGCTTCGAGCTCCTGATGGTGGCTGCATTGGCTATGTGATTCGCACTGGTTTCAACACATCACAGGGCAGGCTTCTGCGGACGATCCTGTTCGCCGCAAATCGCGCCACGGAGAACAACGTGGAGACCTTTGCTTTCATTGCCTTCCTGATGGTCTTTGCCGTGGCCGCCGCATCTTATGTGTGGGTTAAGGGCAGCGAGGATTTGGAGCGCAGTCGCTACAAGCTCTTCCTAGAGTGCACGCTCATCCTGACGTCCATTATCCCGCCGGATCTGCCCATCGAGCTGACGCTGGCCGTAAACACATCTCTGATCCAATTAACCAAGTTGTTTGTGTTCTGCACAGAGCCCTTCAGGATTCCTTTCGCCGGCAAAGTGCAAATTTGCTGCTTTGACAAGACGGGAACTCTGACCACGGACAATCTCATGGTGGAGGGCATTGCAGGATTGGCTCCCAACGGAGCTTGTGTGCCCATTGAAGAGGCGGAGGGTAATACGGTTCAGGTGCTCGCCTGCTGCCACTCACTGGCTCTACTGGACGACGGATTAGTGGGAGATCCACTGGAAAAGGCCACGCTAGCGGCGGTGGATTGGACGCTCACCAAAATGGAAAGCGTCATTCCCAAGCGTCCACAGTTCAAGCCCCTGAAGATCATCCAGCGCTACCACTTTTCATCGGCGCTCAAGCGAATGTCGGTTCTAGCTGGCTACCTGATGCCCTATTCCAACGAGGTGAAGCACATAGGAGCGGTGAAGGGAGCACCCGAGGTTATTCAGACAATGCTGCGCGAAGTGCCTTCAGACTACGAGAAG ATTTATTTGGAGTACGCCCGCCGCGGAGCTCGGGTCCTGGCTCTTGGAATCAAGGAGTTCGGCACCTTGGGGTCTCACCAAATTCGGGAGTTGAAGCGTGAAGAAGTGGAGTGCGATCTTACCTTCGCCGGATTCGTGATCATCTCCTGTCCCATGAAGCCCGATTCCAAGTCGGTGATCAAGGAGCTCATTCAATCCTCACACAAGGTGGTGATGATCACGGGCGACAGTCCGCTAACCGCCTGCCATGTGGCCCGAGAACTGCGCTTCACACGCAAGAAGCTGCTCATCCTGACCCCGCCCGATCTGGAAGAGAAGGCCTCCTGGCGTTGGGTGTCCATCGACGGGGATCAAACCTACGAACTGGATATCAAGAATGGTAGCAAGGGTCTCTCACTGTTGCTGGGCACGCACGACCTTTGCATCACCGGCGAGGGATTGCAGCATctgcagcagcatcagcaacagtACATGCGCCATTTGCTGCCACTCATCACGGTGTGTGCTCGCTTCGCGCCCAAGCAAAAGGAGTTCGTGATCACACAGCTGAAGCAGCTGGGATACTGCACTCTGATGTGTGGTGACGGCACCAACGATGTGGGCGCCCTCAAGCACGCCAATGTGGGCGTCTCCCTGCTAACCAGTGCTCCGGTGAAGCGAAAGCGCaccgaggaggagcagcagcaggcagctGCGGCGGCCAAcgcagctgcagcagccgcTCAGGCAGCAGCGATTGCCAACCAACAATTGACGCCAAGGGAGCGAGCACTGCGTCGGCGCCAGGAGCATATCAACCAGACACAAGCGCGCCTCCAGAACGCACTTCGCGACATGGAGGAGCAGACGATGGTCAAGTTGGGCGACGCCTCCATTGCGGCGCCCTTCACCAGCAAGTCCTCTTCGATCATGTGCG TTAACCACATCATCAAGCAGGGTCGCTGCACGCTGGTGACCACGCTCCAGATGTTCAAGATCCTCGCCCTGAACGCCCTCATTCAGGCCTACTGCCAGTCCGTGCTCTATATCGATGGCATTAAGTTCAGCGATACCCAGGCCACCATGCAGGGCATCTTCATAGCCGCCTGCTTTCTTTTCATCACGCGAGCTAAG CCACTGAAAACTCTGTCCAAGGTGGCACCACTGCCAAACATCTTTAATTTCTACACGATTTCTACCATACTAAGCCAGTTTGCGGTACACTTTGGAACGCTTTACTACCTGACCAGTCAAGCCAACATTCTGGCACCACCCAG AGAGGGCAAAGTGAAGTTGTACATTGACATGGATGCTGAGGAGAAGACAAAATATGATCCGAACATTGTGAGCAGCACAGTCTATATCATTTGCTTATCATTGCAAGTGGCCACCATTGCGGTCAATTATAAG gGCCATCCATTCATGGAAAGCCTACGCTCCAACCGCATGCTGATGTATGCAATCGGAGCTTCCGCGACTTTGGTAATTCTTCTGTCCACGGGCCTGGCGCCCGAACTGACGGAATTCTTTGAGATAATCGATTTCCCAACAGAT TTCCGCAAAACTTTGCTCGGGGTACTGATTCTGGATATCCTCGGGGCCTTCGTTTTGGACCGCATTTGCTCATTCCTGTTCGGGGAAACGCGTTGCAAATCAAAagtgctgaactgttag
- the LOC128261460 gene encoding dynein axonemal assembly factor 4 produces the protein MVQISQTEEDIKISIELNRLVTRKPDVVLLPQYLKFNNPPIFFERHLAQEIDEMASFCRIFKNEARIVLVKKEKGFWPEMFQKLDKEALLQKRLEIADLIVERNKQRDEKAVERYENKRRAEIEKEIKRETAMRDRVKQFQENSVREALVVDVRKEANAAPSKLDPPSSVAASRLATPLMRPPMSSVRGGGRITVSFTSQHKRETPKRESQATMEKAYAAAGGPNANVQSPMESLDE, from the exons ATGGTGCAGATTTCGCAGACAGAGGAGGACATCAAGATCTCCATCGAACTCAATCGACTGGTCACTCGGAAGCCGGACGTTGTGCTCCTCCCCCAGTATCTGAAGTTCAACAATCCACCCATTTTCTTTGAGCGCCATCTGGCCCAGGAGATCGACGAAATGGCCAG CTTCTGCCGCATCTTCAAGAACGAGGCCCGCATCGTGCTGGTGAAGAAGGAGAAGGGCTTCTGGCCGGAGATGTTCCAGAAGCTGGACAAAGAGGCCCTCCTGCAGAAGCGCTTGGAGATCGCCGACCTGATCGTGGAGCGAAACAAGCAGCGCGACGAGAAGGCTGTGGAGCGGTACGAGAACAAGCGGCGGGCGGAGATCGAGAAGGAGATCAAGCGGGAGACTGCCATGCGGGATCGGGTCAAGCAGTTCCAGGAGAACTCGGTGCGCGAGGCCCTCGTGGTGGATGTCCGCAAGGAGGCCAACGCGGCGCCATCCAAGCTCGATCCGCCATCGTCGGTGGCCGCCAGTCGCCTGGCCACGCCCCTCATGCGCCCGCCCATGAGCTCAGTTCGCGGCGGCGGTCGCATCACTGTGAGCTTCACCAGCCAGCACAAGCGGGAGACCCCGAAAAGGGAGTCGCAGGCCACCATGGAGAAGGCGTATGCCGCGGCCGGAGGACCCAATGCGAATGTCCAATCCCCGATGGAGAGCCTGGATGAATGA